One stretch of Roseimicrobium sp. ORNL1 DNA includes these proteins:
- a CDS encoding glycosyltransferase family 2 protein: protein MERTVSLISVVVPVYKEEGNIGPFLERVVSVLERVASDYEIIFCLDPCPDRTEEIILEHREKNQRVKLLRFSRRVGQPMATLAGLSYSCGDVVVPIDVDLQDPPELIEQMVAKWSEGYDVVIPQRVSRTGETVVKKVVSHVGYRVINRIADVEIPPNTGDFRLLSRRVVKELVRLRECHGFLRGMVALVGFKQITIPFERPPRHAGMGNYNRFLGSLRIGFNGIFCFSNYALGLSTWLGFLTAGFSLLLTAIYFVLKLLGREILWGNPTTVILITFLGGVQLITTGILGEYIGRIYEEVKQRPKFIVDRAEGVQQQTMDPQ, encoded by the coding sequence ATGGAGCGAACCGTAAGCCTTATCAGTGTCGTCGTGCCAGTCTACAAAGAGGAGGGCAACATAGGGCCCTTCCTCGAGCGTGTGGTGTCGGTACTGGAACGCGTGGCCTCCGACTACGAAATCATTTTCTGTCTGGATCCCTGCCCTGATCGAACCGAGGAAATCATCCTGGAGCATCGCGAAAAGAATCAACGCGTGAAGCTGTTGCGCTTCTCACGGCGCGTGGGCCAGCCGATGGCCACGCTGGCAGGACTTTCCTATTCATGCGGTGATGTGGTGGTTCCTATTGATGTGGATCTGCAGGATCCACCGGAACTGATCGAGCAGATGGTGGCGAAGTGGAGTGAAGGCTATGATGTGGTGATTCCCCAGAGGGTGAGCCGCACCGGTGAGACAGTGGTAAAGAAGGTGGTGTCCCATGTGGGCTACCGCGTGATCAATCGCATCGCGGATGTGGAGATTCCTCCGAATACCGGTGACTTCCGGCTTTTGAGCCGCCGAGTTGTGAAGGAACTGGTCAGGCTGCGGGAATGCCATGGCTTCCTGCGGGGCATGGTGGCGCTCGTGGGATTCAAGCAGATCACCATTCCCTTTGAGCGTCCGCCACGGCATGCAGGCATGGGCAACTACAACCGGTTCCTTGGATCGTTGCGGATTGGGTTCAATGGCATCTTCTGCTTTTCCAACTATGCTCTCGGGTTGAGCACGTGGCTGGGATTCCTCACAGCTGGATTTTCCCTATTGCTCACCGCCATCTATTTCGTTCTGAAATTGCTGGGCCGCGAGATCCTCTGGGGCAATCCCACCACAGTGATCCTCATCACTTTCCTGGGTGGGGTGCAGCTGATCACCACCGGAATCTTGGGTGAGTATATCGGTCGAATCTATGAAGAGGTGAAGCAGCGTCCCAAGTTCATTGTGGATCGCGCGGAAGGGGTGCAGCAACAAACGATGGATCCTCAATGA
- a CDS encoding class I SAM-dependent methyltransferase, translating to MTSSLLQNFPWPKPARSQSASSWTGCGFDDGSGKLEPILYFYPPSSGWSDELTHFHEENAGEAHPIDLASRRYALDSLRRLPDAEPGPVVLDAGCSSGHLIDDVVRELPRVQVIGSDFIASPLHSLAKRHPTVPLLQFDLRACPLQDASMDAVVLLNVLEHIDDDEQALREVARILKPGGLAHIEVPANPDCYDIYDEHLMHYRRYRMTELLDKASKAGLEKISATHLGFFLYPPFLVAKRRGRKMLSLPPEEKAKIVAGQIQQTRGNVIFKWAVGLETVLGNFFSYPCGIRCVVRFRKP from the coding sequence ATGACCTCCAGCCTGCTCCAGAATTTTCCCTGGCCCAAGCCAGCCCGCAGCCAGTCCGCTTCCTCTTGGACGGGCTGCGGCTTCGACGACGGGAGTGGAAAGCTGGAACCGATTTTGTACTTCTATCCTCCGAGCAGCGGCTGGAGTGACGAGCTCACTCATTTCCACGAGGAGAACGCTGGCGAGGCTCATCCCATTGACCTCGCCTCAAGGCGATACGCGCTGGATAGCTTGCGGCGGTTGCCAGATGCTGAACCGGGGCCTGTGGTGCTCGACGCAGGATGTTCCTCGGGACATTTGATTGATGACGTGGTGCGCGAGCTGCCTCGGGTGCAGGTCATCGGATCCGACTTCATTGCCTCGCCTCTCCACTCTCTCGCGAAGCGGCATCCGACCGTCCCCCTGCTGCAGTTCGATCTCCGTGCGTGTCCGCTGCAGGACGCCTCCATGGATGCAGTCGTGTTGCTCAATGTGCTGGAGCACATCGATGACGATGAGCAGGCGCTTCGCGAGGTGGCCCGAATTCTGAAGCCGGGTGGTCTGGCGCACATCGAGGTGCCCGCAAATCCGGACTGCTATGACATCTACGATGAGCATCTGATGCATTATCGCCGTTACCGGATGACGGAGCTATTGGACAAGGCGTCGAAGGCGGGGCTGGAAAAGATATCTGCCACGCATCTGGGATTTTTCCTCTATCCGCCATTCCTTGTGGCAAAGAGGAGGGGGAGGAAAATGCTGTCTCTCCCTCCGGAAGAAAAGGCGAAAATCGTGGCTGGCCAGATTCAGCAGACTCGCGGCAACGTGATCTTCAAGTGGGCCGTGGGTTTAGAAACCGTCTTGGGCAACTTTTTCTCCTATCCATGCGGCATTCGGTGTGTAGTTCGTTTTCGAAAGCCGTGA
- a CDS encoding class I SAM-dependent methyltransferase, translating into MKLWHEELPKKYSSIERFNHQFPVKFSEPGFGATLEIGAGLGEHIEYEKLSAEQRRNYHALELRSNMADVIREKFPDIQVIEGDCQARLDFPDGAFDRVLAVHVLEHLPNLPACIREMHRLLNKETGQFLVVIPTEGSPAYSLARKISAERIYKKRFGGDYSWFYKREHINLPHEIREELDVYFETTEVQWFPFNVVPFLFCNLCIGLSLRPRKDVIRD; encoded by the coding sequence ATGAAGCTGTGGCACGAGGAATTGCCCAAGAAGTACTCGTCGATCGAACGGTTCAACCACCAGTTTCCAGTCAAGTTCTCCGAGCCTGGCTTTGGAGCTACTCTGGAAATTGGTGCAGGACTGGGAGAGCATATTGAGTATGAAAAGCTGTCGGCAGAGCAGCGACGCAATTACCACGCGTTGGAACTGCGCTCAAACATGGCAGACGTCATCCGTGAGAAGTTCCCGGATATACAGGTGATTGAAGGTGATTGCCAGGCCCGCTTGGACTTCCCCGATGGGGCGTTCGATCGCGTGCTGGCGGTGCATGTGCTGGAGCACCTGCCTAATCTTCCCGCGTGCATCCGGGAGATGCACCGGCTGTTGAACAAGGAAACCGGCCAGTTCCTAGTAGTCATTCCCACGGAAGGCAGTCCGGCTTATTCACTCGCGAGGAAAATTTCCGCAGAGCGCATCTACAAGAAGCGTTTCGGCGGGGACTATTCGTGGTTCTACAAAAGAGAGCACATCAACCTCCCGCATGAAATCCGGGAAGAGCTGGATGTCTATTTCGAGACGACCGAGGTTCAGTGGTTTCCATTCAACGTTGTGCCGTTCCTGTTCTGCAATCTCTGTATCGGGCTCTCGCTCCGTCCACGAAAGGACGTAATCCGTGACTGA
- a CDS encoding NAD-dependent epimerase/dehydratase family protein, translated as MRKIFVTGVAGFIGSSLADRLLADGLQVVGWDDFSTGQERFLEGARKHSNFELKRGDNLDLEALTTAMHGCDMVVHLAANADVRFGLQHPRKDLEQNTIATFNVLEAMRTNGIKKIAFSSTGSVYGEAVVIPTPEDAAFPVQTSLYGASKVAGENLIQAYCEGFGFEGYIFRFVSILGERYTHGHVFDFYGQLLDHPERLRVLGDGTQRKSYLHVQDCIDAILHVTRADLAQNEKHRVCVFNLGAPEYCRVTDSIGWICRHLGLEPKFEFTGGDRGWVGDNPFIFLDTVKIQATGWRAKYTIEQGIVSTLKWLQANQWVLEARAVHDAKGGKA; from the coding sequence ATGAGAAAAATATTTGTTACAGGAGTCGCAGGTTTTATCGGCAGCAGTCTGGCGGATCGGTTGCTGGCGGACGGGTTGCAGGTGGTGGGGTGGGATGATTTCTCTACTGGTCAGGAGCGGTTTCTTGAGGGTGCCCGCAAACATTCGAACTTCGAACTGAAGCGCGGGGACAACCTGGACCTGGAGGCACTCACCACCGCGATGCATGGCTGCGATATGGTGGTGCACCTGGCGGCGAATGCGGATGTGCGATTTGGACTGCAACATCCCCGGAAGGATCTGGAGCAGAATACGATTGCCACCTTCAATGTGCTTGAGGCGATGCGGACGAATGGCATCAAGAAAATCGCGTTCTCGTCCACGGGGTCTGTCTACGGTGAGGCGGTGGTGATCCCTACGCCTGAGGACGCAGCGTTTCCTGTGCAAACGTCGCTGTATGGAGCGTCGAAGGTGGCGGGGGAGAACTTGATCCAGGCGTACTGCGAAGGATTCGGGTTCGAAGGTTACATCTTCCGCTTCGTCTCGATTCTGGGAGAGCGCTACACACACGGGCATGTGTTTGACTTTTACGGCCAGTTGCTGGACCACCCGGAGAGACTTCGGGTGCTCGGAGATGGCACTCAGCGCAAATCATACCTGCACGTGCAGGACTGCATTGATGCCATCCTTCACGTGACGCGGGCGGACCTGGCGCAGAACGAGAAGCATCGTGTGTGCGTCTTCAATCTGGGCGCGCCGGAGTACTGCCGGGTGACAGACTCCATCGGATGGATTTGCCGGCATTTGGGACTGGAGCCCAAGTTTGAGTTCACGGGCGGCGATCGCGGATGGGTGGGGGACAATCCCTTCATCTTTCTGGATACGGTCAAGATTCAGGCCACCGGATGGCGCGCGAAGTACACCATCGAGCAGGGCATTGTCTCGACGTTGAAGTGGCTGCAGGCGAATCAGTGGGTGCTGGAAGCGCGCGCCGTCCATGACGCGAAGGGGGGCAAGGCGTGA
- a CDS encoding nucleotide sugar dehydrogenase, which translates to MKIAVLGLWHLGSVTAACCAEHFSVTGLDFDEDLIAGLKAGRAPIMEPGLDALLQEGIREGRLAFTTDERQACQDADILWICDDTPVDADDVADTQYVLTRVRRAAQHLPSGAVLIVSSQMPVGTCGKLQEEFPELHVVCCPENLRLGKALEVFRSPERIVLGVRDAETKARLEPVFGKWSQNLLWMSPESAEMTKHGINTFLAMSVTFMNELAKLCEKTGANAREVELGLKSESRIGPRAFLRAGGAFAGGTLARDVVALTRIAAEKSEPLRLIPCIKESNDQHKLWALQRLKEELGDLKGRPVAILGLTYKPGTDTLRRSLAVELCHALLNEGVDVRAYDPVIHSQPAEIGSAVWHASMADAVAGTDAVVVCTGWPEIRDADWGMLLGKMHRPLILDADGFISSPPSGARHLSVGRPAQSPSVH; encoded by the coding sequence GTGAAGATTGCCGTTCTCGGGTTGTGGCATTTGGGAAGTGTCACTGCAGCGTGCTGCGCTGAGCACTTTTCCGTGACGGGCCTGGATTTTGATGAGGATCTGATTGCGGGACTGAAGGCGGGCCGTGCTCCCATCATGGAGCCGGGCCTGGACGCCCTTCTGCAGGAAGGTATTCGCGAGGGGCGGCTTGCATTCACCACGGATGAACGACAGGCCTGCCAGGACGCGGACATCTTGTGGATATGTGATGATACACCCGTGGACGCCGATGACGTCGCGGATACGCAGTATGTGTTGACGCGTGTGCGGCGTGCCGCACAGCATCTGCCGTCAGGTGCGGTGTTGATCGTGTCCTCACAGATGCCGGTGGGGACATGTGGCAAGTTGCAGGAGGAGTTTCCCGAATTGCACGTCGTATGCTGTCCTGAGAACCTGCGTCTGGGAAAGGCGCTGGAGGTATTCCGCAGCCCGGAGAGAATCGTGCTCGGTGTGCGTGATGCGGAGACAAAGGCGAGACTGGAACCGGTGTTCGGCAAGTGGAGCCAGAACCTTCTATGGATGAGTCCCGAGTCCGCGGAGATGACGAAGCATGGCATCAATACCTTCCTCGCCATGTCCGTGACGTTCATGAATGAACTCGCGAAGCTGTGCGAAAAGACAGGAGCGAATGCCCGGGAGGTGGAGCTGGGGCTGAAGAGCGAGAGCCGCATCGGTCCACGCGCTTTCTTGCGCGCCGGTGGAGCCTTCGCCGGCGGCACGCTGGCCCGCGATGTGGTGGCGCTGACCCGGATCGCCGCAGAGAAATCCGAACCGCTGCGACTCATTCCCTGCATCAAGGAGAGCAACGATCAGCACAAGCTTTGGGCGTTGCAACGCTTGAAGGAAGAACTGGGTGACTTGAAGGGTAGGCCCGTTGCTATCTTGGGCCTCACGTACAAGCCGGGTACGGACACGCTGAGACGGAGCCTCGCAGTGGAGCTGTGTCACGCGCTCTTGAATGAAGGTGTGGACGTGCGCGCCTATGACCCTGTCATTCACTCACAACCCGCGGAGATCGGCAGTGCGGTGTGGCATGCCAGCATGGCAGACGCGGTCGCTGGGACGGATGCTGTCGTGGTCTGCACGGGGTGGCCTGAGATTCGCGATGCGGACTGGGGAATGCTTCTTGGCAAGATGCACCGTCCGCTTATTCTCGATGCGGACGGCTTCATCTCATCCCCGCCGAGTGGCGCCAGGCACCTGAGTGTCGGCCGGCCTGCTCAAAGCCCGTCTGTTCATTGA
- a CDS encoding SDR family oxidoreductase has product MKLHQQNAVITGGTQGLGQAIVREFLAEGANVLLCSRNGAEAASLAAELSKDLPPGQKVVGVAADVSSEEEVKHLFDTATKEFGELHILVNNAGIYGPKGPSEEVDWEEWKRAMEINLYGTMLPCRAVIPLFRASGRGKIVNLSGGGATNPLPRFSAYAASKAAVVRLTETLAVELAPDHIDVNAVAPGALNTRLLDEVLEAGPEVVGASFFEKAQQQAQKGGVPLEKGARLCVYLASRDSDGVTGKLISAQWDPWDTLHDRLGEISGNDIYTLRRIVPADRGLSWGG; this is encoded by the coding sequence ATGAAGCTTCACCAGCAGAACGCAGTCATCACCGGAGGTACGCAGGGGCTTGGTCAGGCCATCGTGCGTGAGTTTCTTGCAGAGGGAGCGAATGTGCTTCTTTGCTCCCGCAACGGAGCGGAAGCTGCCTCACTCGCCGCAGAATTGAGCAAGGACTTGCCTCCCGGCCAAAAGGTCGTTGGCGTGGCTGCGGATGTTTCCTCCGAAGAAGAGGTGAAGCACCTGTTTGATACAGCAACCAAGGAATTTGGCGAGCTTCACATCCTGGTGAACAACGCGGGCATCTATGGACCCAAGGGTCCTAGCGAAGAAGTGGATTGGGAGGAGTGGAAGCGGGCCATGGAAATCAATCTCTACGGCACCATGCTGCCATGCCGTGCGGTCATCCCGCTGTTCAGGGCCTCGGGCCGTGGCAAAATCGTGAATCTCTCCGGGGGTGGTGCGACGAATCCGCTGCCGCGTTTCTCCGCCTATGCCGCAAGCAAAGCCGCGGTGGTCCGCCTCACAGAGACCCTGGCTGTGGAACTCGCGCCTGACCACATTGACGTGAATGCAGTTGCTCCCGGTGCGCTCAACACGCGTCTGCTGGATGAAGTGCTGGAAGCCGGACCGGAGGTGGTGGGAGCCTCATTTTTTGAGAAGGCGCAGCAGCAGGCCCAAAAAGGAGGCGTGCCACTGGAAAAGGGAGCTCGCCTCTGTGTCTACCTCGCCTCACGCGACAGCGATGGCGTGACGGGCAAGCTGATCAGTGCTCAATGGGATCCGTGGGACACCCTGCATGACCGGCTTGGAGAGATTTCAGGCAATGACATCTATACATTGCGGCGCATCGTGCCCGCGGATCGTGGACTTTCCTGGGGCGGCTGA
- a CDS encoding Gfo/Idh/MocA family oxidoreductase yields MKKDIRYAIIGCGLIGRKRLACLQKGQLAVACDVQRERAEQLVAQAGAGVTMTDYREAVTSPDVDAVIVCTLNSQLAPITLEAIRAGKHVLVEKPGAISLQEMDALIAAQNEKKVAVRVGFNHRYHPALQRARELVNAGECGPLMFIRARYGHGGRVGYDREWRADPAQSGGGELIDQGVHLIDLSRWFLGEFTSVEGHAVTSFWDMPVDDNAFLNLRTEQGQTAFLHVSCTEWKNLFSFEIYGRNAKLHIEGLGGSYGMEKLHFYKMLPEMGPPETTAWEYPRGDQSWAMELRLFEEDIRQGRTPDAGLAEARAALDVVNTIYRKSGYPTL; encoded by the coding sequence ATGAAGAAAGACATTCGATATGCCATCATCGGCTGCGGTTTGATTGGCCGGAAACGCCTGGCTTGCCTGCAGAAAGGCCAGCTCGCCGTGGCGTGTGACGTGCAGCGTGAGCGTGCCGAGCAACTCGTGGCACAAGCAGGTGCCGGTGTGACGATGACGGACTACCGTGAAGCCGTGACTTCACCCGATGTGGATGCGGTGATTGTGTGCACCCTGAATTCCCAACTGGCGCCGATCACACTCGAAGCGATTCGCGCTGGCAAGCATGTGCTTGTGGAGAAACCCGGCGCGATTTCACTGCAGGAGATGGATGCGCTCATCGCGGCGCAGAACGAGAAAAAGGTGGCGGTTCGTGTGGGCTTCAATCATCGATACCATCCCGCGCTGCAGCGAGCCCGGGAGCTGGTGAATGCAGGTGAGTGTGGTCCGCTCATGTTTATTCGCGCCCGTTACGGCCACGGTGGACGAGTGGGCTATGACCGGGAATGGCGTGCCGATCCGGCACAGTCTGGCGGTGGTGAACTTATCGATCAGGGAGTCCATCTGATCGATCTGTCCCGTTGGTTCCTGGGCGAATTCACCTCCGTGGAAGGTCATGCCGTCACCAGCTTTTGGGACATGCCCGTAGATGACAATGCGTTCCTCAATCTCCGCACGGAACAAGGACAGACGGCGTTCCTGCATGTGAGCTGCACGGAGTGGAAAAATCTCTTCTCCTTCGAGATATACGGACGCAATGCAAAGCTGCACATCGAAGGGCTCGGCGGCTCCTACGGCATGGAGAAGCTGCACTTCTACAAAATGCTTCCGGAAATGGGGCCTCCCGAAACTACCGCGTGGGAGTATCCGCGGGGGGACCAGTCCTGGGCTATGGAGTTGCGCCTCTTCGAAGAGGATATCCGCCAGGGCAGAACTCCGGATGCCGGACTCGCGGAAGCCCGCGCCGCCCTGGATGTGGTGAACACAATCTATCGCAAAAGCGGCTATCCCACTCTCTGA
- a CDS encoding galactokinase, with translation MIITRSPLRVSLGGGGTDLPSYYREHGGFLIAGAIDKYVYIALHRTFVHDLIIKYSKMERVTEVDAIEHPIIREAFRLLGVPASGLEMASMADIPAGTGLGSSGSFTTALLKALHAYKKHHIHPHDLAAQACHIELELLGEPIGKQDQYIAAFGGLTCFEFGKDDSVRAWPLKVSEETIFNLEDNLLLFFTGYSRSASSILKEQDDKSRKSDTAMVDNLHFVKDLGFQNQRALESGRLDEFGRLMDVHWKHKKQRSSGMSNPRIDAWYECAMKNGALGGKIIGAGGGGFLMFYAEDKARLRHALHEEGLKEVRFRFDFEGTRMVTHD, from the coding sequence ATGATCATCACACGTTCTCCATTGCGCGTATCTCTGGGAGGTGGCGGCACCGATTTGCCCTCCTACTACCGTGAGCATGGCGGCTTCCTGATTGCCGGAGCGATCGACAAGTATGTCTACATCGCGCTGCACCGTACGTTCGTGCATGATCTCATCATCAAGTACTCCAAGATGGAGCGGGTCACCGAGGTGGATGCCATTGAGCATCCCATCATTCGCGAGGCGTTCCGGCTTCTTGGTGTGCCTGCAAGCGGGCTCGAGATGGCTTCCATGGCAGATATTCCGGCGGGTACCGGACTGGGTTCGTCGGGCAGCTTCACCACGGCTCTGCTAAAGGCGTTGCATGCCTATAAGAAGCATCACATCCACCCGCATGATCTGGCCGCACAGGCCTGCCACATCGAACTGGAACTCCTGGGCGAGCCCATTGGCAAGCAGGACCAATACATCGCGGCTTTCGGTGGGCTTACCTGTTTTGAGTTCGGGAAAGATGACAGCGTGAGAGCCTGGCCACTTAAGGTCAGTGAGGAGACGATTTTTAATCTCGAGGACAACCTGCTGCTGTTTTTCACCGGTTACTCAAGGTCGGCCTCCAGCATTCTCAAGGAGCAGGACGACAAGAGCCGCAAGAGCGATACGGCGATGGTGGACAACCTCCACTTTGTCAAAGACCTCGGGTTCCAGAATCAGCGTGCTCTGGAAAGCGGGCGGCTTGATGAGTTCGGGCGTCTCATGGACGTGCACTGGAAGCACAAGAAGCAGCGCTCCAGTGGCATGAGCAATCCCCGGATAGATGCGTGGTATGAGTGCGCCATGAAGAATGGAGCGCTGGGTGGGAAGATCATCGGCGCCGGCGGTGGGGGATTCCTCATGTTCTACGCGGAAGACAAGGCGCGGCTGCGTCATGCCCTGCACGAAGAGGGATTGAAGGAGGTGCGCTTCCGTTTTGACTTCGAAGGCACGCGCATGGTGACCCATGACTGA
- a CDS encoding nucleotidyltransferase family protein: protein MTEFPPSFPVAILAGGLATRLKPVTERIPKALVEVAGRPFLEHQIELLKRNGITKLVLCVGHLGHMIREMYGDGSGLGVEILYSEDGDRLLGTGGALRKALPLLGESFFVLYGDSYLPIPYQPVAQAFINSGKEGLMTVYQNEGQWDTSNVIYADDHIVLYDKHTRDPRMRHIDYGLSVLSARAVSRLPENEPSDLANLLIELVAKNELAGYEVTQRFYEIGSHAGLAELNALLS, encoded by the coding sequence ATGACTGAGTTTCCTCCATCGTTCCCCGTCGCGATTCTCGCGGGGGGATTGGCCACCCGCCTGAAGCCGGTCACGGAGCGCATCCCAAAGGCTCTCGTGGAGGTGGCCGGGCGGCCGTTCCTGGAGCACCAGATCGAGTTGCTGAAGCGCAATGGGATCACGAAGCTGGTGCTGTGTGTCGGACACCTCGGCCACATGATCCGTGAGATGTATGGAGATGGCAGTGGCCTGGGTGTGGAGATCCTTTACAGCGAAGACGGAGACCGGCTCCTGGGAACCGGTGGTGCGCTGCGCAAGGCGCTGCCGCTCCTCGGTGAATCTTTCTTTGTGCTGTATGGAGACTCTTACCTCCCCATTCCTTATCAGCCGGTGGCACAGGCCTTCATCAACTCAGGCAAGGAAGGTCTCATGACGGTGTATCAAAACGAAGGCCAGTGGGACACCAGCAATGTGATTTATGCGGATGACCACATCGTGCTCTACGACAAGCACACGCGGGATCCGCGGATGCGGCACATCGACTATGGATTGAGTGTACTCTCTGCTCGTGCCGTAAGCCGGTTGCCGGAGAATGAACCCTCGGATCTCGCGAATTTACTGATCGAGCTGGTTGCTAAAAATGAACTGGCCGGATATGAAGTGACACAGCGGTTCTACGAAATCGGTTCCCATGCAGGGCTGGCCGAGTTGAACGCATTGCTGAGCTGA
- a CDS encoding SIS domain-containing protein, with protein MSTYAEQHLRETQEIISRLQPEVLEDVVDKLAALRARNGRLFILGVGGSAANASHAVNDFRKITGMECYAPTDNVSELTARTNDEGWATVFSTWLQGSRLNSNDGLLVFSVGGGNLEKNVSPNLVEALKVAQQVGAMVLGIVGRDGGYTAQVADACVIVPTVNPENVTPHSEAFQAVLWHLFVSHPKLKSAQTKWESTK; from the coding sequence ATGAGCACCTACGCCGAACAGCACCTCCGCGAAACCCAGGAAATCATCTCACGTCTCCAGCCTGAAGTACTCGAGGATGTCGTGGACAAGCTGGCGGCATTGCGCGCCAGAAATGGAAGACTCTTCATCCTGGGAGTCGGCGGCAGCGCGGCGAATGCATCGCATGCGGTGAATGACTTCCGCAAGATCACGGGCATGGAATGCTATGCTCCCACAGACAATGTTTCTGAGCTCACGGCGCGCACCAATGATGAAGGCTGGGCGACCGTGTTCTCCACGTGGCTGCAAGGCAGCAGGCTGAACAGCAATGATGGTCTGCTGGTATTCTCCGTGGGAGGCGGCAATCTGGAAAAGAATGTGAGTCCCAATCTGGTCGAGGCGCTCAAGGTCGCGCAGCAGGTGGGGGCGATGGTCTTGGGCATTGTCGGCCGGGACGGTGGCTACACCGCTCAGGTGGCGGACGCATGTGTCATCGTGCCCACGGTGAATCCAGAAAATGTGACTCCGCATTCGGAGGCGTTTCAGGCGGTTTTGTGGCATCTTTTTGTCTCCCATCCCAAACTGAAATCTGCGCAGACGAAATGGGAGAGCACCAAGTAG
- a CDS encoding HAD-IIIA family hydrolase, with protein MFLDRDGVLNRSLMRNGRPHPPDTVEEFELLPGVAEACALLKDAGFLLVVVTNQPDVGRGTQSLEVVEAMHRKLESLLPLDRIETCYDPGGAPSERRKPAPGMLLSASRELNINLRESYLVGDRWRDIDAGAAAGCAATFFIDYGYEEELRTLPDYKVASLLQAAKMIVNIEEA; from the coding sequence GTGTTCCTGGACCGCGACGGCGTGCTGAACCGCTCGCTGATGCGCAACGGCAGGCCCCATCCACCGGACACGGTGGAGGAATTCGAGCTGCTGCCCGGGGTTGCGGAGGCGTGCGCCCTGCTGAAGGATGCAGGGTTCCTGCTGGTGGTGGTGACCAACCAGCCGGATGTAGGTCGCGGAACGCAATCGCTTGAGGTCGTGGAAGCCATGCACCGGAAGTTGGAGAGTCTTCTTCCTCTCGATAGGATCGAGACTTGCTACGATCCGGGAGGTGCACCTTCCGAAAGGCGCAAGCCCGCGCCCGGTATGCTTCTGTCCGCCAGTCGGGAACTAAACATTAATCTTAGAGAATCTTACCTCGTCGGGGACCGCTGGCGCGATATTGATGCGGGCGCGGCGGCCGGGTGCGCGGCCACGTTTTTCATTGATTATGGCTATGAAGAGGAACTTAGGACCTTGCCCGACTATAAGGTTGCCAGCCTGCTGCAAGCAGCCAAGATGATCGTGAATATTGAAGAGGCATAA